From the Methanobrevibacter sp. genome, the window GAAATGTTTGATAATTATAAAAATAAATTCGTTCCTTTGATTCTACCAATAATTTTAATATTGTTTTGGTATGTAATTACTAACGGTATGGGATTATTTTCTTCATATATTTTACCGGGTCCTTTGGATGTTTTAAATTCCGCATGGGTTGTTATTGAGAATGGAAAGCTTTTGACAAATACTATTGATACATTATTTAAGGTATTTGCTGGTTTGATACTGGCTTCAATAATAGCTATTCCTTTAGGAATACTGCTTGGATGGTATAAGACTTTGGAAGATATTGCTACTTTTGTAATAAGTATCTTAAGGCCAATTCCACCTGTTGCATGGATTCCGTTTTCAATCTTATGGTTTGGAATAGGTACAGTTCCTGCAGTATTTATTATATTCATGGGTTGTGTTTTCCCTATTTTGATATATACTCTTGATGGGGTTAAAAGAACCGACAAGGTTTTAGTAGAATCAGCTCAGACTTTAGGAGCTAATGATTGGAATGTCTTAAAACGTATTGTAGTGCCATCAGCTGTTCCATATATCGTTTCCGGACTGAAAGTAGGTATCGGTATTGCTTTAATGTGTACAATTTCTGCGGAAATGATTGGTTCAAGCAGCGGATTAGGTTATATGATTTTAACAGCAACCAATTTATTCGATACAGGTACTACCGTAGTTGGTATGTTGGTTATTGGTTTAATTGGTTTAGTGTTTGACTTTGTATTTACTAAAGCACAAGATAGGATATTCTGGTAGGTGAAATCATGGCAATTGAAGTTAAAAATATTAATAAATCCTTTGAAGGCAAAAAGAAGGATGAATTATCTGTTTTAGAAGATATTAACTTAACTATTAATGATGGTGAGTTGGTTTGTCTTTTGGGACCTTCCGGATGTGGAAAAACCACTCTCTTAAGATTAATTGCAGGTCTTGACCATCCTACTTCTGGTGAAATAGTTGCTAATGGCGAAGTTGTTAAAAAGCCATCCGGTGATAGAGCAGTTATTTTCCAGCAATATTCACTATTTCCATGGTTGACTGTTCTTCAGAATGTTACATTCGGTTTGGAGATGACAAAAAAGAATTCCAAGGAAGAAAATATTGCTGCTGCAGAAAGATATCTTACAAGTGTCGGTTTAATTGACTTTAAAGATAGCTATCCTCATGAACTTTCAGGTGGTATGAAACAAAGGGTTGCAATTATTAGATCTTTGCTTAATCATTCACCTATTTTGCTTATGGATGAGCCGTTTTCTGCATTGGATATGCAAAATAGACATAAGTTACAGGAACAGCTCATTGGAGTTTGGAAAAGATTTGAAAATACAATAGTTTTTGTAACTCACGATGTGGATGAAGCAGTATTTCTTGCAGATAAAATAGTGATTCTTGATAAAAATCCTGGCCGTATTGCTTATGTAGTTGATGTTGATATTGAAAGGCCAAGAAGAAGGGACTCCCCTGAATTTATAAAGCTTCAGGAATCTATAGTAAAAGATTTAAATATGGAAGAATAGTTTTTTAAACTAATTCTCCTCAATTCTTCTTTTTTTTAGTAATGGTAACATGTGCTGGTTTTAGTTCTATAGCAGTTATTGCACATCAGGCATCTGGATTTGCTTTCAGAATTGTTTTTCCAGTCTTTTAAGAAATCGTTTTTTGCAACAAAAGGCCTGTACATGGACAGAAATTCAATATTGGTTGTATTTAAAATTTCATTCATATGATTCATGTCATTGAATCCTCCGCCGACAATAACAGGAACGTCAACGTTATCAATCAATTTGTTGGAATATTCAATCAGTTCTCCTTCTCCGGATAATTTTTTAGTGAAATATAATGGTGAAAGAGGTCTTGTAACCTGAATTGAATCGACACCTACTTTTTCAAGCAGTTTGCACGCTTCAAGACTTTCATTTGAATCAAAACCATCCTTTCTCTCATCAAATGTGTTCACTTTACAGGATATGTGCAAATCAAGATTGTCCTTCATAACTTTAATCAGTTCCAGAACCAGTCTCATTCTGTTGAAGACATTTCCCCCATATTCATCTTCCCTTTGGTTGTAATATGGATTTATGAATTTGGATAGGTAAAAATTGTTTCCGATGGATAGCTGTATGCCGTCAAAACCTGCAAGTTGAAGCTTTTGAGCGGCTTCAATAATGTCTGATTGAATTTTACGGATATCTTCAATTGTCAAATCATTGACTGCAATATCCAAATCAATGTTTCGGTTGTATTTGATGAATTCGACCTGCCCTAATATTGGAACATCATAACTGTGTGTAATTTCAGTTATCTTTCCTGCCATTGTCATGAAATTGAGATTTTCCATTTTAAATGAATGTTCGCTGAATTTGTCCATAGGATAAAGTGAATACAGCTCGGAGGTTATCAGACCAACTCCGCTTGAAGCGATCTTTTCATATCTCTCATAAATTGCATTCAAATCACATTGCTGAGACTCCCAAAGACCTGTTCTGATTATGCGGCTATTGAGCTTCAAGTTTCCTAATTTACATTTGTCGAATATTGTTTTCATAGAAATATTATTGTAAAAAATAGTATAAAAGGAAATAAGTAATTTTAAACTTACCCTGTGTTTAAAAAAGCAGTAAATTATATTTTAGGTATCAATGTTCCATAGTTTCCGTTTTTTATCCCTTCATAGACATAATCAAGGGACTTTAAAATGGAATCCTTCAAATCATTGCCCTTAGCAAGATAAGCCGCTATTGCTGCGGACAAGTTGCACCCTGTACCGTGAAGATTGTCTGTTTCAATCAGTTCCTGTTTTTTAAATGAAACTTCTCCGTCAATGTTGAGGGTGTTAAGACCGTCCAGATGGCCTCCTGTGATGATGTTATTGCATTTCATAATTCGGGATGCCTTCTCAGCGCGGGTCCTGGAATCAATTTTTGTACCGGTTAACTTTTCTGCTTCGGCGATGTTTGGTGTTGTAAGAATGGCCTGGGGAAGAAGATACTTATTCAATGCTTTGGCAATGTCCTCCTTTGTTAGGTCGCCTCCGGATGTGGCAACCATTACAGGGTCGACAACTGCTTTTAAATCATATTCCTTAACTTTTCTTGAAACCAGTTTGATAATTTCAGGAGAATATAACATTCCGGTTTTTATGAATTCAACTTCATAGGAATCCATAACGGCATCAATCTGCTCTTCAATATATGTTTCATTGACTGGCAATGTTGAAAAGAATTTATATGGATTTTGAGCTGTCAGTGCAGTTACAATTCCGGTTCCGTAAACGCCGATGGCCTGAAATGTTTTCAAATCAGCAAAAACCCCTGCTCCTCCTGAAGGGTCAACGCCAGCTATTGACATTACAATCATCTAATCATCTCTGGTGACTTTTATTCGTTCGCTTCCTCTGAACGGTTCAAAGGTCACTTTCAGTTCTTTGAGGTATTGTCTTGTATGTGTTTTTTCGCCATGAATCATTATTTCACCTAAATCTTCAGCGGTATTCACATCCAATGCCATGAACAGTGAATCATGAACCTGAGGATTTAATTTTTTTCTTTCAGCGGCATTAACATGTTCCTTGTAGCTGAAACCCTCAAATCGGGTTCTGATTGCCATAGGTTTCATGATAATCATGTTTGTTCCGCCACCTTTTGACGGAACAATAATGAAATCCAAATTTTTAGAAGCGTCAATCAACATTTTAACATTGGTTTTTCCGATTAATGGAATGTCTGAAGGAACAATCATGATTTTTCTGGTTTTTCCTTTGCAGTATTTCATTGCCTGTGTCAATGCTTTATTTAAGTTGGAATTCTCATTTTCCAAAATGGTATCCAAATTCAAGCTCTCTGCATAGCTCAATACATCCTCATCACGGCTTATGATGAAAATTTTGTCCACATATTTTTTTAAAGTATCTGTAACATCCTGAAGCATCACTTTTAGGAGTTTTTCCCGTTCTTCTTCGGATAAGAAAGGTGATAAACGTGTCTTTGCATTTTTGAATTTACTAACTGGAATTATTGCATAAATGTTGTCCATATTATCACTAGTATGTTTTAGCTATCAATGCAATGTATTTGGCATCCTTGCCGCTTGCTATGCATGTACCTTCAGATACTTCTTCCTGAATTCCTAAAACGTCATAGCCGGTTTTTTCTTCAATTTCATGTCCGACTTCTTCATCTCCGCACCAATAAAATTTAACTACATTTCCTGCTTCAACAAGTTCAGGAACTTCTTCTAAGGTGTTTGCAAACTTGACATGTTCGTTCTGGAAGTCCCATGCTTGGGAGGATAGGTTTTCTGAAGACTGATTTAATAAGTCAATGACTGTATCTGTCAGATTTTCGTCCAATGGAATTTCTGTTTTCTCTTCAGTGTCTCTGGTCATTGCAATAGTGATATTGTTTTCAAGATCCCTAGGTCCGAGTTCAAGTTTGATTGGAGTTCCTTTAAGTTCCCAGTTATTGAATTTCTTACCCGGCCTTATGTCCCTGTCGTCAATGTTGACTCTGATGCCTTCTGATTCCAAAGTCTCTTTAATTTCTGAACATTTTGCCAGGACTTCCTCTTTTCCTTTTTTAAATAAAATTGGAATTATGGTTACCTGATTCGGTGATACTTTAGGTGGTAGGCGTAATCCCTTGTCATCTCCGTGAATTCCTATTACTGATGCAATGACTCTGTCTGATACTCCTGCACAGGTCTGATAGACAAGTTTGTGTTCACCGTCCTTGTCTTCAAAGGTAATGTCAAATGTTTTTGCAAAAGTCTGGCCTAAATTGTGTATGGTACCAATCTGTAAGGTTTTACCGTTAGGCATGATTACATCAAAAGCCATTGTGTAGTCAGAACCCGGGAACTTGTCCCATTCAGGTCTTTTGGAAATTAAATATGGAATTCCCAAATCATCGAAGAACTGTTTGTACATTTCAATAAAGTCCTGTATCTGTTCATCAGATTCCTCTTTAGTTGCATGGGCAGTATGAGCTTCTTTGAATGTAGTGATTTCTCTTACTCTGATTAAAGGTCTAGTGTGTTTGGTTTCGTATCTGAAGGTATTCACAATCTGATACATTTTGATTGGAAGGTCAATGTGAGTCCTGATCCATAATGAATACATCGGATAGATTGCAGTTTCACTTGTTGGTCTTAAGGCTAGCTGTTCATTCAATTCCCTTTGACCGCCTTTTGTTACCCAATATACTTCATCTTCAAATCCTTTTACATGAATTCCTTCTTTTGCAAGTTCACTTTCAGGAACAAGCATTGGAAACAGTACTTCATCATGGTCTTTATCCAATAATTTTTTAATAATGTTCATTGAATGTTTTCTAATCTGAAAACCATAAGGTCTCCAAACAGCCATTCCCTTAATAGGGTATCTTGAATCAGTTATATCCGCTTGTTCTAAAATATCATGAAACCATTCGTCAAAATTTTCCACCATATCACCTAATAATTTTTTATAATGTTAAATTATTTGTTTTTAATAAGTATTATATTTTTTTAATCATCATTTGTAATAAGAAATCTATTTATAATTATATTTTACATATATAGTATTGTATAATTAATTTTAGGAGATATTATGAGTAATAGGAAAATACAAATGCCTCGTGAAGTTTACATTGATCCGGGTATTATAAAAGATACTGCTGAGATTTGTAAGTCTCTACATTTAGATAAAAAGGCTTTGATTGTTACAGGCTCCCATACATATGATGTTGGTGCAAAACCTGCAATAGAAAGCCTTGAAAAGGAAGGTATTGAATATGATGTCATTAAAGTGAAGGATGCATCTGAAGAATCAATATCAGAAGTCGAAGAATTGATTACTCTCGATACTACCGTTTTGGGTATTGGTGGTGGAAGAGTAATTGATGTAGCTAAATTATCTTCTTTCAATCAGGGCGTATATTTTGTTTCAATGCCGACAACCGCATCTCACGACGGAATTGTATCTCCTATGGCATCAATTAAAAATCCTAATACTTCAATATCAGTTACAGCCCATTCACCAATAGCTGTAATTGCAGATTCCGAAATATTGGCACAATCCCCATTCAGACTTCTGGCTGCAGGATGTGCCGATTTGATATCAAATTTTACTGCAATTAAGGATTGGGAACTGGCGCACAGGCTTAAAAACGAGTCATTCAGTGAATCCGCAGCTGCATTGTCAATAATGTCTGCTCATTTGATTACAGACAATATTTCAAACATCAAGCCTAATCTTGAACCTAGTGCAAGAATAGTTATGAAATCACTGTTCAGCGGAGGTATGGCTATCAGTATCGCCGGCTCTTCACGTCCCGCCAGCGGTTCCGAGCATCTCTTCTCACATGCGCTTGATAAGATTCTGGATAAGCCTGCTCTGCATGGTGAACAATGCGGAATCGGTACAATAATGATGATGTATCTTCATGGAGGTGACTGGAAAGCAATTAGAGATGCTCTAAAAGCTGTTCAGGCTCCTACCACTGCAGCTGAAATTGGTGTGGCTGAGGAGGATATAATTGAAGCGTTAATGATGGCTCATAGTATCAGGCCTGAAAGATACACTATTTTGGGCGATAATGGAATTTCAAAGGATGCGGCCTATGAATTGGCCCATAAAACAGAGGTGATTTAATGATTACATTGATAGGTAAGCAACTTGCAAAGGAAGGTCAGGAATTTATTTTTTTAGGCCCTGCTGAAGATTGTGAAAACTGCAGATTTAAATCATCCTGTATCGGAAATCTGGAAGAAAACAGGAAATATGTCGTCGTTGATGTACGGGATAATGAACAGAAATGCCCTATTCATGGTGAGGGTATTGTTGTTCCGGTTGATGTGGACAGGGCTTCAATTGATTTGTTAACTGCTTCCAAAAGTATTTTTGAAGGATCAACATTCACATATAAGGCTCCTGACTGTGATGAAGAAGACTGTGAATTTCATGATTTATGTTTCCCCGAAGGTCTGTTTGAAGATGACAAGTGCATCGTATTGAGAAATGACGGAAAACATAAGCAGGAATGCAAAAAAGGTTATAAACTTAATAAATTAAATTTGGGATTTGTGATTTAGATGAAAAATGCTAGTAGCAATGATTCTAGTAAAAAGAATGCAGGTTATAAGGCTGCTGAATATGTAAAAGATGGAATGGTTTTAGGACTTGGTACAGGTTCAACAACCCATTATTTCATTGAAAAAGTAGGAATGAGAATAAAAGAAGAAGGAATTAATGTAATGGGAATTCCAACTTCATTTCAATCATTATTAATAGCTAAACAATGGAATATTCCAATAACTACATTAGAAGAACATGACATTGATTTGTCCGTTGATGGAGCAGATGAAGTCGATGCTGATTTCAATTTAATTAAAGGTGGAGGAGCTGCCCACACAAAGGAAAAAATAGTGGATTATGCAGCAAAAGAATTTATTGTTATTGTGGATGAATCCAAATGTGTCGATGCTCTAGGTGAGTTTCCGGTGCCTGTTGAAGTTTTGCCTGATGCTTCCCGTATGGTCATACAGACATTGGAGGATATGGGTGCTGAATGTGAAATCAGAATGGCTCAAAGAAAAGACGGTCCTGTAATAACAGACAACGGCAACTTTGTAATTGACGCCAAATTTGATGAAATAGAATCACCTTCACACCTGG encodes:
- a CDS encoding ABC transporter permease, whose amino-acid sequence is MFDNYKNKFVPLILPIILILFWYVITNGMGLFSSYILPGPLDVLNSAWVVIENGKLLTNTIDTLFKVFAGLILASIIAIPLGILLGWYKTLEDIATFVISILRPIPPVAWIPFSILWFGIGTVPAVFIIFMGCVFPILIYTLDGVKRTDKVLVESAQTLGANDWNVLKRIVVPSAVPYIVSGLKVGIGIALMCTISAEMIGSSSGLGYMILTATNLFDTGTTVVGMLVIGLIGLVFDFVFTKAQDRIFW
- a CDS encoding ABC transporter ATP-binding protein, with protein sequence MAIEVKNINKSFEGKKKDELSVLEDINLTINDGELVCLLGPSGCGKTTLLRLIAGLDHPTSGEIVANGEVVKKPSGDRAVIFQQYSLFPWLTVLQNVTFGLEMTKKNSKEENIAAAERYLTSVGLIDFKDSYPHELSGGMKQRVAIIRSLLNHSPILLMDEPFSALDMQNRHKLQEQLIGVWKRFENTIVFVTHDVDEAVFLADKIVILDKNPGRIAYVVDVDIERPRRRDSPEFIKLQESIVKDLNMEE
- a CDS encoding tRNA-dihydrouridine synthase, translating into MKTIFDKCKLGNLKLNSRIIRTGLWESQQCDLNAIYERYEKIASSGVGLITSELYSLYPMDKFSEHSFKMENLNFMTMAGKITEITHSYDVPILGQVEFIKYNRNIDLDIAVNDLTIEDIRKIQSDIIEAAQKLQLAGFDGIQLSIGNNFYLSKFINPYYNQREDEYGGNVFNRMRLVLELIKVMKDNLDLHISCKVNTFDERKDGFDSNESLEACKLLEKVGVDSIQVTRPLSPLYFTKKLSGEGELIEYSNKLIDNVDVPVIVGGGFNDMNHMNEILNTTNIEFLSMYRPFVAKNDFLKDWKNNSESKSRCLMCNNCYRTKTSTCYHY
- the thiD gene encoding bifunctional hydroxymethylpyrimidine kinase/phosphomethylpyrimidine kinase → MIVMSIAGVDPSGGAGVFADLKTFQAIGVYGTGIVTALTAQNPYKFFSTLPVNETYIEEQIDAVMDSYEVEFIKTGMLYSPEIIKLVSRKVKEYDLKAVVDPVMVATSGGDLTKEDIAKALNKYLLPQAILTTPNIAEAEKLTGTKIDSRTRAEKASRIMKCNNIITGGHLDGLNTLNIDGEVSFKKQELIETDNLHGTGCNLSAAIAAYLAKGNDLKDSILKSLDYVYEGIKNGNYGTLIPKI
- the cofC gene encoding 2-phospho-L-lactate guanylyltransferase, encoding MDNIYAIIPVSKFKNAKTRLSPFLSEEEREKLLKVMLQDVTDTLKKYVDKIFIISRDEDVLSYAESLNLDTILENENSNLNKALTQAMKYCKGKTRKIMIVPSDIPLIGKTNVKMLIDASKNLDFIIVPSKGGGTNMIIMKPMAIRTRFEGFSYKEHVNAAERKKLNPQVHDSLFMALDVNTAEDLGEIMIHGEKTHTRQYLKELKVTFEPFRGSERIKVTRDD
- the proS gene encoding proline--tRNA ligase, whose translation is MVENFDEWFHDILEQADITDSRYPIKGMAVWRPYGFQIRKHSMNIIKKLLDKDHDEVLFPMLVPESELAKEGIHVKGFEDEVYWVTKGGQRELNEQLALRPTSETAIYPMYSLWIRTHIDLPIKMYQIVNTFRYETKHTRPLIRVREITTFKEAHTAHATKEESDEQIQDFIEMYKQFFDDLGIPYLISKRPEWDKFPGSDYTMAFDVIMPNGKTLQIGTIHNLGQTFAKTFDITFEDKDGEHKLVYQTCAGVSDRVIASVIGIHGDDKGLRLPPKVSPNQVTIIPILFKKGKEEVLAKCSEIKETLESEGIRVNIDDRDIRPGKKFNNWELKGTPIKLELGPRDLENNITIAMTRDTEEKTEIPLDENLTDTVIDLLNQSSENLSSQAWDFQNEHVKFANTLEEVPELVEAGNVVKFYWCGDEEVGHEIEEKTGYDVLGIQEEVSEGTCIASGKDAKYIALIAKTY
- a CDS encoding NAD(P)-dependent glycerol-1-phosphate dehydrogenase is translated as MSNRKIQMPREVYIDPGIIKDTAEICKSLHLDKKALIVTGSHTYDVGAKPAIESLEKEGIEYDVIKVKDASEESISEVEELITLDTTVLGIGGGRVIDVAKLSSFNQGVYFVSMPTTASHDGIVSPMASIKNPNTSISVTAHSPIAVIADSEILAQSPFRLLAAGCADLISNFTAIKDWELAHRLKNESFSESAAALSIMSAHLITDNISNIKPNLEPSARIVMKSLFSGGMAISIAGSSRPASGSEHLFSHALDKILDKPALHGEQCGIGTIMMMYLHGGDWKAIRDALKAVQAPTTAAEIGVAEEDIIEALMMAHSIRPERYTILGDNGISKDAAYELAHKTEVI
- a CDS encoding UPF0179 family protein; this translates as MITLIGKQLAKEGQEFIFLGPAEDCENCRFKSSCIGNLEENRKYVVVDVRDNEQKCPIHGEGIVVPVDVDRASIDLLTASKSIFEGSTFTYKAPDCDEEDCEFHDLCFPEGLFEDDKCIVLRNDGKHKQECKKGYKLNKLNLGFVI
- the rpiA gene encoding ribose-5-phosphate isomerase RpiA; the encoded protein is MKNASSNDSSKKNAGYKAAEYVKDGMVLGLGTGSTTHYFIEKVGMRIKEEGINVMGIPTSFQSLLIAKQWNIPITTLEEHDIDLSVDGADEVDADFNLIKGGGAAHTKEKIVDYAAKEFIVIVDESKCVDALGEFPVPVEVLPDASRMVIQTLEDMGAECEIRMAQRKDGPVITDNGNFVIDAKFDEIESPSHLEIDLNSIPGVVENGIFSQMVDKVIVGTPEGTKEL